In Bacillota bacterium, a genomic segment contains:
- a CDS encoding recombination regulator RecX has translation MLAARARTEQELRAALQRRGFSSSHVDEVVREMTRLGYLDDPKTAQRWAEYDAESGQWGVLGIARRLASRGLDPDLAAASARAACEGRDEFGVALAIARRKIAAEGPTSAGDDRALERVKRHVAGMLERRGFTTETIARVIREAFSGHGE, from the coding sequence ATGCTTGCTGCAAGGGCGCGCACGGAGCAGGAGCTTCGGGCGGCGCTCCAGCGGCGAGGCTTCTCCTCTTCCCATGTCGATGAAGTGGTCAGGGAGATGACCCGCCTGGGTTATCTCGATGACCCCAAGACCGCCCAGAGGTGGGCGGAGTACGATGCGGAATCCGGCCAGTGGGGTGTCCTTGGGATTGCTCGGCGACTCGCCTCTCGAGGGCTCGATCCCGACCTTGCCGCAGCCTCCGCCCGCGCTGCGTGCGAGGGGCGAGACGAGTTCGGCGTGGCCTTGGCCATCGCGAGACGCAAGATCGCGGCGGAAGGCCCCACGTCAGCTGGGGATGATCGCGCGCTTGAGAGGGTCAAGCGGCACGTCGCAGGGATGCTGGAGCGGCGGGGGTTCACGACGGAGACCATTGCCAGGGTTATCCGAGAGGCTTTCTCCGGGCACGGGGAATGA
- the recA gene encoding recombinase RecA translates to MVSERHKALEVALSQIEKEFGKGSIMRLGESIGAAVDTIPTGALSLDIALGVGGMPRGRVAEIFGPESSGKTTVALHIIAEAQKLGGIAAFIDAEHALDAAYAKKVGVDIDNLLVSQPDTGEQALEITEALVRSGAVDVIVVDSVAALVPRSEIEGEMGDSHVGLQARLMSQALRKLTGAISKSRACVIFINQIREKVGVMFGNPETTPGGRALKFYASIRLEVRRVESLKQGSDYVGNRTRAKVVKNKVAPPFKEAEFDIIYGLGISREGSILDIGDATGVISKSGTWYSYGDLRLGQGKENAREFLRNNPELAAEIETKIREAIGLVRPGRPAGSDAAAESGTSRQ, encoded by the coding sequence CTGGTGAGTGAAAGGCATAAGGCGCTCGAGGTAGCGTTGTCACAGATCGAGAAAGAGTTCGGAAAGGGCTCCATCATGAGGCTGGGCGAGTCCATAGGGGCGGCTGTGGACACCATACCCACCGGCGCGTTGTCACTCGACATTGCGCTCGGGGTAGGCGGTATGCCCAGGGGGAGAGTAGCCGAGATCTTCGGGCCGGAGTCTTCGGGCAAGACGACCGTTGCCTTGCACATCATTGCAGAGGCGCAGAAGCTCGGAGGCATAGCCGCGTTCATCGATGCGGAGCACGCTCTCGACGCAGCCTACGCGAAGAAGGTAGGAGTCGACATCGACAACCTCCTGGTCTCTCAGCCTGACACGGGCGAGCAGGCCCTCGAGATCACCGAGGCCCTCGTCCGAAGCGGCGCGGTGGATGTCATTGTCGTGGACTCCGTTGCAGCCTTGGTGCCCAGGTCCGAAATCGAAGGCGAGATGGGGGATTCCCACGTAGGCCTACAGGCGAGGCTGATGTCGCAGGCTCTTCGTAAGCTCACCGGAGCAATATCCAAATCCCGAGCGTGTGTGATCTTCATAAACCAGATCCGCGAGAAAGTCGGTGTCATGTTCGGCAACCCCGAAACGACCCCGGGTGGGCGGGCGCTGAAGTTCTACGCATCTATTCGTCTAGAAGTGAGACGAGTTGAGTCTCTCAAGCAAGGCTCCGACTATGTAGGGAACCGAACCCGTGCCAAGGTGGTCAAGAACAAAGTGGCGCCGCCTTTCAAGGAGGCGGAATTCGACATCATATACGGTCTGGGCATATCCCGCGAAGGTTCCATCCTCGACATCGGCGATGCCACCGGCGTTATATCGAAGAGTGGCACATGGTACTCCTACGGCGATCTGAGGCTCGGGCAGGGCAAGGAAAACGCCCGGGAGTTCCTGCGAAACAACCCCGAACTTGCAGCGGAGATCGAGACCAAGATCCGAGAGGCGATCGGCCTGGTCCGGCCCGGACGGCCCGCCGGCTCTGATGCTGCAGCCGAGAGCGGGACAAGCAGGCAATGA